Genomic segment of Terriglobales bacterium:
CCTCCCCGTTGAACGGATCGATGCGCTCGCCGAAGCCTCCGGTGACCGGGCCTTCCACCGGCCAGAGCGCGGGCTGCGCCGCCAGCCGCAGCCAGTCGGAGGTGGTCAGGCTCTGGCTGGGGCCGAAGCCGATGGCGATGGTGGCGGCGCCGGAGAGCGCGGTGTTGCGCAGGACGTGCAACTGGTCGAGGGAGGAAGCCACCTGGTCGGAGGTGGCGAACTGGTTCTCGGCGGCCTTGATCAAGGCGCCGTCGGGCTTCAGGCCGTAGAGGGTGGAGACGTCGCTGGCCAGCGAGCCCAGCGAGGCCACCTGGACCTGCTTCTCCTGGGCCACCTGCTCCAGCTGGGAGTAGCGGGTCTTGAGCGCTTCCTTCTCGCTGCGCAGCTGGTTGAAGCGCATCACCTTGGCCAGCATGCGGGTGTAGGAGCCGGCCATGCCGGTGATGGAAAACATCCCGATCAGGGCCCCGGCCAGGAACACGTAAAGATAGTGCAGAGGAACGGGGATCTTGCGGAGCTGGCCCTCGGCGTCCCGGGCCACCAGCAGAATGTAATAGCGCTTACGCAAAAGAAAAATACCTCGCCTTTTTCCGCGGACCCAAGGTTCTTCTACCCAGATCGGCCCGCCGTTGAGTTGACCATCGCGAAGCTTCGTAGCATTGAAGCCACCGCGACGGGTGGGGCGGTAACCCCTTTACGGGCCTACGGCCAGGGAAACGAGAACAACGGCTCGGGAAAGGTAACAAACGGCTTTCCCGGGTGTCAAGGACGTTCGGGTGGGTTTCCGGTTACGAATGGGGATGGACCTGCGTTCTGGGGATACTGACCGTCTGGGGATTGGATGGCCCCGGGGCCCCGAGGATGCAAAAAAGTGCCGGGGGGTGGCGGGCTTTCCCGGCCTGCCGCTTCCTATATATTGGGTAGCATCTTGCCCTTACCGGAACGAGAGTTGATCGCGCGCATCCGGCGCCGGGTCGCGGCCGGGGGCCGGGGACGTTCCTTGGTCGCGGGGATAGGCGACGATTGCGCCCTGCTGCGGCTGTCGCCGGGACACGAGATCCTGCTGACCACCGACCTCACCCTGGAGGACGTGCACTTCCGGCGCGCCTGGCACGCGGCGCGGGCGGTGGGCCATCGCTGCCTGGCGCGCGGGCTGAGCGACATCGCCGCCATGGGCGGCGAGCCCCTGGCCGCCTTCCTCTCGCTGGCCCTGCCGGCGGAGACGCCCCAGTCCTGGGTGGACGAGTTCCTGCGCGGCTTCCTGGGCCTGGCCGGCAAGTTCGGGATCCCGCTGGCGGGCGGCGACACCGCCGCAAGCGCGGGCGGAGTGGCCGCCGACGTGGTGGTGCTGGGGCAGGTGCCCGCGGGCGCCGCCATCCTGCGCTCGGGGGCGCGCCCGGGGGACTCGGTCTACGTCACCGGCTCTCTGGGAGGCGCGGCGG
This window contains:
- a CDS encoding M23 family metallopeptidase, giving the protein MRKRYYILLVARDAEGQLRKIPVPLHYLYVFLAGALIGMFSITGMAGSYTRMLAKVMRFNQLRSEKEALKTRYSQLEQVAQEKQVQVASLGSLASDVSTLYGLKPDGALIKAAENQFATSDQVASSLDQLHVLRNTALSGAATIAIGFGPSQSLTTSDWLRLAAQPALWPVEGPVTGGFGERIDPFNGEGAFHTGVDISSNYGHPVIAPADGVVTFANTESGYGNLLVLDHGYGISTRYGHLSGFAVTPGQTVHRGEVIGYVGLTGRSTGPHLHYEVRINEVPVNPYKYLRNTMAQSMNLQDVPPGN
- the thiL gene encoding thiamine-phosphate kinase, yielding MPGGGGLSRPAASYILGSILPLPERELIARIRRRVAAGGRGRSLVAGIGDDCALLRLSPGHEILLTTDLTLEDVHFRRAWHAARAVGHRCLARGLSDIAAMGGEPLAAFLSLALPAETPQSWVDEFLRGFLGLAGKFGIPLAGGDTAASAGGVAADVVVLGQVPAGAAILRSGARPGDSVYVTGSLGGAAAALYQLRESGRVEPAAARAYFYPPPRVAVGARLRRQGLASAMIDLSDGLSTDLAHLCEESGVGAVVSESSIPRAHTSPAATSTLHFALHGGEDYELLFTARPDRKIPRTLGGVRLSRIGEIIREKKVWLMDSHGQRKALLPRGWEHFSSDH